From a single Arcobacter sp. CECT 8986 genomic region:
- a CDS encoding ferritin-like domain-containing protein, with protein MANLDENILLSQRVDLNSDQAIESQVLRIAVYDEFKAYESYTKIIEKFGAIYPFVNIKEAEAVHYSALMPLLQKYNVEVPINDWADKIEVPNTYIECCELGVANEINNIAMYDDLIANTKQPDIKDILFKLQAASYNNHLPAFRKCVLNHYNGVNESTSLNSVEDMMNKANEYQMLLEDIASGNMDQNKITELLSKLNISMISGAGFGAALVAFLNSYTQTNKE; from the coding sequence GTGGCTAATCTTGATGAAAATATACTTCTTTCTCAAAGAGTTGATTTAAATAGTGACCAAGCTATTGAATCACAAGTATTAAGAATTGCTGTATATGATGAGTTTAAAGCATATGAGTCATATACAAAAATTATAGAGAAGTTTGGTGCAATTTATCCTTTTGTAAATATAAAAGAAGCAGAAGCTGTACATTATAGTGCATTGATGCCTTTATTACAAAAGTATAATGTAGAAGTTCCTATAAATGATTGGGCAGATAAAATAGAAGTTCCAAATACATATATTGAGTGTTGTGAGCTTGGTGTTGCAAATGAGATAAATAATATCGCAATGTATGATGATTTGATTGCAAATACAAAGCAACCAGATATTAAAGATATTTTATTTAAATTGCAAGCAGCATCTTACAATAATCACCTTCCAGCATTTAGAAAGTGTGTTTTAAATCACTATAATGGTGTAAATGAATCAACAAGTCTAAATAGTGTTGAAGATATGATGAATAAAGCAAATGAATATCAAATGCTTTTAGAAGATATTGCTTCAGGGAATATGGACCAAAATAAAATTACTGAGCTTTTAAGTAAATTAAATATCTCTATGATTAGTGGAGCTGGGTTTGGTGCAGCATTAGTTGCTTTTTTAAATAGTTATACACAAACAAACAAGGAGTAA
- a CDS encoding YtxH domain-containing protein: protein MMNQNNNQNMYDMNIENTRAAQQQDVNLNQNPYINQPANINNNPVQQTQAQNSFSTGDFVKGALIGAAVTYFLTNKGAQENIMKAVSKGTQLFQAGMEEMKERMEDAKAAMESNQE, encoded by the coding sequence ATGATGAATCAAAACAACAATCAAAATATGTATGATATGAATATTGAGAATACAAGAGCAGCACAACAACAAGATGTTAATTTAAATCAAAATCCTTATATCAATCAACCTGCTAATATAAATAATAATCCAGTACAACAAACTCAAGCACAAAATAGTTTTAGTACAGGTGATTTTGTAAAAGGAGCATTAATTGGTGCAGCAGTTACTTATTTTCTTACAAATAAAGGTGCACAAGAAAATATAATGAAAGCAGTATCAAAAGGAACTCAACTTTTTCAAGCTGGAATGGAAGAGATGAAAGAGAGAATGGAAGATGCTAAAGCTGCAATGGAATCAAATCAAGAATAA